The proteins below come from a single Mycobacterium parmense genomic window:
- the satS gene encoding protein export chaperone SatS, with amino-acid sequence MAADLVPIRLSLPAGDRYTVWAPRWRDAGDEWEAFLGKDEDLYVFQSVADLAAFVRSDTDNDLVDHPAWKDLTAAHARKLQPAEDKQFDLVAVEELMAEKPSEASVSALAGALAIVSSIGSVCELPAVSKFFNGNPSLGTVSGGIDHFAGKAGQKRWNAIGEVIGRSWDDVLDAIEEIISIPEVDDALSEKAAEELAEEPEEEDTGEAGDEDHATEATEATEATEAGEATDSSDEPEQDEAEPRQDEHEDEEVEEDRAPGDTVVLGGDEDFWQQVGIDPIRIMTSSGTFYTLRCYLDDQPVFLGRNGRISVFTSERSLARYLADEHDHDLADLSTYDDIRTAATDGSLAVEVTDDNIYVLSGLADDLADGPDAVDRDQLDLAVELLRDIGDYSEDSAVDKALETGRPLGKLVAYVLEPGSVGKPAPPYAAVVREWEKLEQFVDGRLRRE; translated from the coding sequence AGAGCGTCGCCGACCTGGCCGCGTTCGTGCGTTCCGACACCGACAACGACCTGGTCGACCACCCCGCATGGAAGGACCTGACCGCAGCGCACGCGCGCAAGCTGCAACCCGCCGAGGACAAGCAGTTCGACCTGGTCGCCGTCGAGGAGCTGATGGCGGAGAAGCCCAGCGAGGCGTCGGTGAGTGCGCTGGCCGGCGCGCTGGCGATCGTGTCGTCGATCGGGTCGGTGTGCGAGCTGCCCGCCGTGTCGAAGTTCTTCAACGGCAACCCCTCGCTGGGCACGGTCTCCGGCGGGATCGACCACTTCGCCGGCAAGGCAGGGCAGAAGCGCTGGAACGCGATCGGCGAGGTCATCGGGCGCAGCTGGGACGACGTGCTCGATGCGATCGAGGAGATCATCAGCATCCCCGAGGTCGACGACGCCCTGTCCGAGAAGGCCGCCGAGGAGCTGGCCGAGGAGCCCGAAGAAGAAGACACCGGAGAAGCCGGCGACGAAGACCACGCCACAGAAGCCACCGAGGCCACCGAGGCCACCGAGGCCGGGGAGGCCACCGACTCCTCAGACGAGCCGGAGCAAGACGAAGCCGAACCCAGGCAAGACGAACACGAAGACGAAGAAGTCGAAGAAGACCGCGCGCCCGGCGACACCGTCGTGCTGGGCGGCGACGAGGACTTCTGGCAGCAGGTGGGCATCGACCCGATCCGGATCATGACGAGCTCGGGCACGTTCTACACGCTGCGCTGCTACCTCGACGACCAGCCGGTCTTCCTCGGGCGCAACGGCAGGATCAGCGTCTTCACCTCCGAGCGTTCGCTGGCGCGCTACCTCGCCGACGAACACGACCACGACCTGGCCGACCTGAGCACCTACGACGACATCCGCACCGCCGCCACCGACGGCTCGCTGGCCGTCGAGGTCACCGACGACAACATCTATGTCCTCAGCGGGCTGGCCGACGACCTCGCCGACGGGCCGGACGCCGTGGACCGCGACCAGCTGGACCTGGCGGTGGAACTGCTCCGCGACATCGGCGACTACTCGGAGGATTCCGCGGTGGACAAGGCGCTCGAAACCGGACGGCCGCTGGGCAAACTGGTGGCCTACGTCCTCGAGCCGGGCTCGGTCGGCAAGCCGGCGCCCCCGTACGCCGCGGTGGTGCGCGAGTGGGAGAAGCTGGAGCAATTCGTCGACGGGCGGCTCAGGCGCGAATAG
- a CDS encoding VWA domain-containing protein: MSLPGIGPLPLYGFQRPALLLFALIPVALLAVYVLVQARRRRRLRRYTEAEVPQSLWRHLPIAVSLLALLLLTVALGTPTHDMRIPRNRAVIMLVIDMSNSMRATDVDPNRLKAAEQAASQFATQLTPGINLGLVAFAGTPFLLVPPTPQHQATVDALKKLDFADSTATGEAIFTALHAISATAVAGGDTPPPARIVLLSDGGENKPSDPNDPHDGAYTASRLAKDQGVPISTISFGTQSGEIEMEGHRIAVPVSTDQMKMIAKLSGGQSYTATNLKELEKDYNAIENEIGYRTVPGPGSSGWLRLAVVTALVAAALGLLINRRLPA, from the coding sequence GTGTCGCTGCCCGGGATCGGCCCGCTGCCCCTGTACGGGTTTCAGCGTCCGGCCCTGCTGCTGTTCGCGCTGATCCCGGTCGCGCTGCTCGCGGTTTACGTCCTCGTTCAGGCCCGGCGCCGCCGCCGGCTGCGCCGGTACACCGAGGCCGAGGTGCCGCAGTCGTTGTGGCGGCACCTGCCGATCGCGGTGTCGCTGCTCGCGCTGCTGCTCTTGACGGTCGCCCTGGGCACGCCGACCCACGACATGCGCATTCCCCGCAACCGGGCGGTCATCATGCTGGTGATCGACATGTCCAACTCCATGCGGGCCACCGACGTCGACCCCAACCGGCTCAAGGCCGCCGAACAGGCCGCGAGCCAGTTCGCCACCCAGCTGACGCCGGGGATCAACCTCGGGCTCGTGGCGTTCGCGGGAACGCCATTCCTGCTGGTGCCCCCCACGCCGCAGCACCAGGCGACCGTCGACGCCCTGAAGAAGCTCGACTTCGCCGACAGCACGGCGACCGGCGAGGCCATCTTCACCGCCCTGCACGCGATCAGCGCCACGGCCGTGGCCGGCGGCGACACCCCGCCGCCCGCCCGCATCGTGCTGCTCTCCGACGGCGGCGAGAACAAGCCGTCGGACCCCAACGATCCGCACGACGGGGCCTACACCGCGTCCCGCCTGGCCAAGGACCAGGGCGTGCCCATCTCGACGATCTCCTTCGGGACGCAGAGCGGCGAGATCGAGATGGAAGGCCACCGCATCGCGGTCCCCGTCTCGACGGACCAGATGAAGATGATCGCCAAGTTGTCGGGCGGTCAGTCCTACACCGCCACCAACCTCAAGGAGCTGGAGAAGGACTACAACGCCATCGAGAACGAGATCGGGTATCGCACGGTGCCCGGCCCCGGCAGCTCGGGGTGGCTGCGCCTGGCCGTCGTCACCGCGCTGGTCGCGGCGGCGCTGGGGCTGTTGATCAACCGGCGGCTGCCCGCCTGA
- a CDS encoding VWA domain-containing protein — MKLPLLGPVSLTGFQNAWFFLFLLVVALVVVGYVAQQFARRRRVLRFANMEVLERVAPARPSKWRHVPTILLATSLVLLTTAMAGPTSDVRIPLNRAVVMLVIDVSESMASTDVAPTRLDAAKEAGKQFASELTPAINLGLVEFAANATLLVPPTTNRAAVKAGIDSLQPAPKTATGEGIFTALQAIATVGSVMGGGDGPPPARIVLESDGAENVPLDPNAPQGAFTAARAAKSEGVQISTISFGTPDGTVVFEGATIPVPVDDQTLQKICEITDGQAFHADSLESLKQVYTTLQRQIGYETVKGDASLAWMLLGAVVMAGAILAGLLLNRRLPA, encoded by the coding sequence ATGAAGTTGCCCCTGCTGGGCCCCGTGTCGCTCACCGGCTTCCAGAACGCCTGGTTCTTCCTGTTTCTGCTGGTCGTGGCGTTGGTTGTGGTCGGCTACGTGGCCCAACAGTTCGCGCGGCGCCGGCGGGTGCTGCGGTTTGCCAACATGGAGGTGCTCGAGCGGGTCGCGCCGGCGCGGCCGAGCAAGTGGCGGCACGTGCCGACCATCCTGCTGGCCACGTCGCTGGTGCTGCTGACGACGGCGATGGCCGGGCCCACCTCCGACGTCCGGATTCCGCTGAACCGCGCGGTCGTGATGCTGGTCATCGACGTCTCGGAGTCGATGGCGTCCACCGACGTCGCCCCCACCCGGCTGGACGCCGCCAAGGAGGCGGGCAAGCAGTTCGCCAGCGAGCTGACGCCGGCCATCAACCTCGGGCTGGTGGAGTTCGCGGCGAACGCCACGCTGTTGGTCCCGCCGACCACCAACCGCGCGGCGGTGAAGGCGGGCATCGACAGCCTGCAGCCGGCACCCAAGACCGCGACGGGCGAGGGCATCTTCACCGCGCTGCAGGCGATCGCGACGGTGGGCTCGGTGATGGGCGGCGGTGACGGCCCGCCGCCGGCGCGGATCGTGCTGGAGTCCGACGGCGCCGAGAACGTGCCGCTGGACCCCAACGCCCCCCAGGGCGCGTTCACCGCAGCGCGGGCAGCCAAATCGGAGGGGGTGCAGATCTCGACGATCTCCTTCGGGACGCCGGACGGCACGGTCGTCTTCGAGGGTGCCACGATCCCCGTCCCGGTGGACGACCAGACCCTGCAGAAGATCTGCGAGATCACCGACGGCCAGGCCTTCCACGCCGACAGCCTGGAGTCGCTGAAGCAGGTCTACACGACGCTGCAGCGCCAGATCGGCTACGAAACCGTCAAGGGGGATGCCAGCCTGGCCTGGATGCTGCTCGGCGCGGTCGTCATGGCCGGCGCGATCCTGGCGGGTCTGCTGCTCAACCGCAGGTTGCCGGCCTAG
- a CDS encoding sensor domain-containing protein, producing the protein MGLFISYASRDRRALDGLMAAFQRAHLQVWLDEELGGGEAWWRVILERIRDCDVFIVALSNNSLASKPCQAELRYAQALQRPILPVQVGPLDSMRLNPLSTMQIIDYRNPSVDTGIQLIAAVHEQRARVGPLPSPLPDEPPVPFAYLMRLAVTIKDPVLSARQQSELVSELKSALDEDGDDPAARRDLTQLLCMLRDRPDVTYRTRTDVESIIASMNAAEPASGPTPQPPFPPGPFPPHTSGPFPSQGGGPPPQPFTGPARPPFPGPTQHPAPTGRRSRTTWILAGAGALVAVVAIVIAAVVFWPHPHPTTKVVKAEQLDSILLTASDLNSIMGTSNMQQISSSHQMATAPTLSDPSCAGAADTEELTAYQGSDYQAVADRYVREPGTQFDHVVVEAAVTFSYAPNAPAFVRSSADKWKACAGKTVTKTQPDGKTSQWGFADVVDNDTKISVTSSQEGYVWSCQHTLSTVANVVIDANACAEHVTNEGTQIADKIATNATNAAK; encoded by the coding sequence ATGGGTCTTTTTATCAGCTACGCCAGCCGCGACAGGCGGGCCCTCGACGGCCTCATGGCGGCGTTCCAACGGGCCCACCTGCAGGTCTGGCTGGACGAGGAACTGGGCGGCGGCGAGGCGTGGTGGCGCGTGATCCTCGAGCGGATCCGCGACTGTGACGTCTTTATCGTCGCGTTGTCGAACAACTCGCTGGCGTCGAAGCCGTGTCAGGCCGAACTCCGCTATGCCCAGGCGCTGCAGCGGCCCATTCTGCCGGTTCAGGTCGGCCCGCTCGACAGCATGCGCCTCAACCCGCTGTCCACCATGCAGATCATCGACTACCGGAACCCGAGCGTCGACACCGGCATCCAACTGATCGCCGCCGTGCACGAGCAGCGGGCGCGGGTGGGCCCGCTGCCCTCGCCGCTGCCCGACGAGCCGCCGGTGCCGTTCGCCTACCTGATGCGGTTGGCCGTCACGATCAAAGACCCCGTACTCAGCGCTCGCCAGCAGTCCGAGTTGGTGTCGGAACTCAAGTCCGCGCTCGACGAAGACGGCGACGACCCGGCCGCCCGGCGCGATCTCACCCAGCTCCTGTGCATGCTGCGCGACCGCCCCGACGTCACCTACCGCACCCGAACCGACGTCGAGAGCATCATTGCCTCGATGAACGCGGCGGAACCCGCGTCCGGCCCCACCCCACAGCCTCCGTTCCCCCCCGGCCCGTTCCCACCACACACCTCGGGGCCGTTCCCAAGCCAGGGCGGGGGCCCGCCCCCGCAGCCTTTCACGGGACCGGCGCGGCCACCGTTTCCGGGCCCGACCCAGCATCCGGCCCCGACGGGTCGGCGGTCCCGGACGACATGGATCCTCGCCGGCGCCGGCGCCCTGGTCGCCGTCGTCGCGATAGTAATTGCGGCCGTGGTGTTTTGGCCGCACCCGCATCCGACGACGAAAGTCGTCAAGGCCGAGCAGCTGGACTCGATCCTGCTCACCGCCAGCGACCTGAACTCCATCATGGGCACCTCGAACATGCAGCAGATCTCGTCGAGCCATCAGATGGCCACCGCGCCGACGCTGTCGGATCCCAGTTGCGCCGGCGCGGCTGACACCGAGGAACTCACGGCCTATCAGGGCAGTGACTATCAGGCCGTGGCCGACCGGTACGTGCGCGAACCCGGCACCCAATTCGACCATGTCGTGGTCGAGGCCGCGGTCACGTTCTCGTACGCCCCCAACGCCCCCGCGTTCGTGCGGTCTTCCGCCGACAAGTGGAAAGCCTGCGCCGGAAAGACCGTGACGAAGACGCAGCCCGACGGGAAAACCTCGCAGTGGGGCTTCGCCGACGTCGTCGACAACGACACGAAGATCAGCGTCACGTCGTCGCAGGAAGGCTATGTCTGGAGCTGCCAACACACCCTGAGCACGGTGGCCAACGTCGTCATCGACGCCAACGCCTGCGCCGAGCACGTGACCAACGAAGGCACTCAGATCGCCGACAAGATCGCGACCAACGCGACCAACGCCGCGAAGTAG
- a CDS encoding cupin domain-containing protein gives MSTTENAVAPKPAPELAPMLDPTVPAPMINVAEYGFEGRFQDWADDARLFEYSKAANPIGSGLAPQVPITRFEPEIYLDSPTGVIPLDLSGELGIGSGAATSPALLANFLRIRPGEQIDTSPNATSQLFYVLYGRGFAAVNGQLVEWEKGDFLTLPAGARSVFYAATDTTMYWVHDEPLMRYLGVEATQPRFRATKFRRADAVAKLEEIASRPGANEKSRVSVLLANANQEQTLTITHVLWAMFGVLPPNQVQRPHRHQSVALDLILDAPESGCYSLLGTRLDEHGDIVDPTRVDWRAGCAFTTPPGMWHAHYNETGEPAHLIPIQDAGLQTYLRSLDIKFTQRRDLVAG, from the coding sequence ATGAGCACCACCGAAAACGCAGTGGCCCCCAAGCCGGCCCCTGAGCTGGCCCCCATGCTGGACCCCACGGTCCCCGCGCCGATGATCAACGTGGCCGAGTACGGCTTCGAGGGCCGCTTCCAGGACTGGGCGGACGACGCCAGGCTGTTCGAGTACTCCAAGGCCGCCAACCCGATCGGCTCGGGCCTTGCCCCACAGGTGCCGATTACCCGGTTCGAGCCCGAGATCTACCTCGATTCGCCCACCGGAGTCATCCCGCTGGACCTGTCGGGCGAACTCGGCATCGGCTCCGGCGCGGCGACTAGCCCCGCCCTGCTGGCCAACTTCCTGCGCATCCGTCCCGGCGAGCAGATCGACACCAGCCCCAACGCCACCTCGCAGCTGTTCTACGTCCTCTACGGGCGCGGCTTCGCGGCCGTCAACGGCCAGCTGGTCGAGTGGGAGAAGGGCGATTTCCTGACGCTGCCGGCGGGCGCCCGTTCGGTGTTCTACGCGGCCACCGACACGACCATGTATTGGGTGCACGACGAGCCGCTGATGCGCTACCTGGGCGTCGAAGCGACCCAGCCGCGGTTCCGGGCGACCAAGTTCCGGCGTGCGGACGCGGTGGCGAAGCTGGAGGAGATCGCGTCGCGGCCCGGCGCCAACGAGAAGAGCCGGGTCAGCGTCCTGCTGGCCAACGCCAACCAGGAGCAGACGCTGACCATCACCCACGTGCTGTGGGCCATGTTCGGGGTGCTGCCGCCCAATCAGGTTCAGCGCCCGCACCGGCATCAGTCCGTCGCGCTGGACCTGATCCTCGACGCGCCCGAAAGCGGCTGCTACTCACTGCTGGGGACGCGCCTCGACGAGCACGGCGACATCGTCGACCCGACCCGCGTCGACTGGCGGGCGGGCTGCGCCTTCACCACCCCGCCGGGCATGTGGCACGCCCACTACAACGAGACCGGCGAGCCCGCGCACCTCATCCCGATCCAGGACGCGGGGCTGCAGACTTACCTGCGCAGCCTCGACATCAAGTTCACTCAGCGGCGCGATCTCGTCGCCGGCTGA
- a CDS encoding GntR family transcriptional regulator, translated as MTTTNARPATAKDRALEYVKTQVLTGAFPGGDLISEGDVATALGMSRTPVREAFLRLEAAGLLRLYPQRGALVIPVSPEEVRAVIEARLALEQFAAARVAGRDPAAGAALYERLSGELDRQRAAAAAENWKDFLDADRAFHAVTLEEAGNAILSGFYSSLRDRQMRMIGESALRDPNRMSTIMDEHQSIAQALRDGDQPRALQAVQDHLASTVRAMGLAWDPI; from the coding sequence GTGACGACGACGAACGCACGGCCGGCCACGGCCAAGGACCGCGCACTGGAATACGTCAAGACCCAGGTGCTCACGGGCGCTTTCCCCGGCGGCGACCTGATCAGCGAGGGCGACGTGGCCACCGCGCTGGGGATGTCGCGGACCCCGGTCCGCGAGGCGTTCCTGCGACTCGAGGCCGCGGGCCTGCTGCGGCTCTATCCGCAGCGCGGCGCCCTGGTCATCCCGGTCTCGCCCGAGGAGGTCCGCGCCGTCATCGAGGCGCGGCTGGCCCTGGAGCAGTTCGCCGCCGCCAGGGTGGCCGGGCGCGACCCCGCCGCGGGCGCCGCGCTGTACGAACGACTTTCGGGCGAGCTGGACCGGCAGCGCGCCGCCGCCGCGGCGGAGAACTGGAAGGATTTCCTGGACGCCGACCGCGCCTTCCACGCCGTCACACTGGAAGAGGCCGGGAACGCCATCCTGTCCGGGTTCTACTCGTCGCTGCGGGACCGGCAGATGCGGATGATCGGGGAATCAGCGCTGCGCGATCCCAACCGGATGTCGACGATCATGGACGAGCATCAGAGCATCGCCCAAGCCCTGCGCGACGGCGATCAGCCGCGCGCGCTGCAGGCCGTGCAGGACCATCTGGCGAGCACCGTGCGCGCGATGGGCCTCGCCTGGGACCCGATCTGA